A section of the Ciceribacter thiooxidans genome encodes:
- a CDS encoding sensor histidine kinase, whose translation MAMAALTVLPFLGFVIFLLVQLENGERATLRRETAQDAQVIGRSVERRLQEMATTLRLLSTSPELKSGDLVAFQDRTASSLRASSLYLLLVDRQGEQLMNTRVAPGKPLQRMSNIPALQSALSSGQIEVSDIFFGATSQRWVFNVTMPLTREQSPNAAAMILAQDAGDLSSMTATDALPPGWSSAIIDADGDVVVSSGPGNQPSGTPFPKEMVDVMTGGNDSAVVPRSDPQTLVGYYRIPGWSWRTVTWGPISSAQETLMSTWRRLFFGSSILLVVSLLVAWAVAQQLRRSVRQISAMAEQIGEGEIVSPVMTKITEANQVAFALSNASFDRHQAEDRVHLVLNELVHRTTNILTLVQSMMRQISRKSSNMEEFQAAISGRLSGLARSIEALAREQWVGIPLSQLLNLQLSTVAGSCDRVTLVGRDFTLNTQAVQNLGLVFYELGTNSVKYGALSVPTGRILVKWHIAEGDLGPMLEICWAESGGPPVEEPHRHGFGTTIIERHAASAFGGKVALDYRRDGITWILKAPFRAFEIESGQPGH comes from the coding sequence AACGTCGACTCCAGGAAATGGCCACCACCTTGCGGTTGTTGTCGACGTCACCCGAATTGAAGTCGGGAGATCTCGTCGCCTTTCAGGACCGAACCGCATCGAGCCTGCGGGCGAGTTCGCTTTATCTCCTGCTCGTCGACAGGCAGGGCGAGCAACTCATGAATACCCGCGTCGCGCCCGGCAAGCCCCTGCAGCGGATGTCCAACATCCCCGCGCTGCAGTCCGCGCTCTCGTCCGGACAGATCGAGGTCTCGGATATCTTCTTCGGAGCGACGAGCCAGCGGTGGGTCTTCAACGTCACCATGCCGTTGACACGCGAGCAGTCACCGAATGCCGCGGCGATGATCCTCGCCCAGGACGCCGGGGACCTGTCGAGCATGACGGCGACGGACGCACTGCCACCCGGTTGGTCGTCGGCGATCATCGATGCCGATGGCGACGTCGTGGTGTCGAGCGGGCCGGGCAATCAGCCATCCGGAACGCCGTTTCCGAAGGAAATGGTGGACGTGATGACCGGGGGCAACGACAGCGCGGTCGTACCACGGTCGGATCCGCAGACGCTGGTCGGTTATTACCGCATTCCGGGCTGGAGTTGGCGAACGGTCACCTGGGGGCCGATCTCCTCCGCGCAAGAAACGCTCATGAGCACCTGGCGCCGTCTCTTTTTTGGCAGCTCGATCCTTTTGGTCGTCAGTCTTCTGGTTGCCTGGGCGGTTGCCCAGCAGCTGCGCCGCTCGGTGAGGCAGATCTCCGCGATGGCCGAACAGATCGGTGAAGGGGAAATCGTTTCTCCGGTGATGACGAAGATTACCGAAGCGAACCAGGTCGCTTTCGCACTCTCCAATGCATCCTTCGACCGGCATCAGGCGGAGGATCGCGTTCACCTGGTTCTCAACGAACTGGTCCACCGGACAACGAACATCCTTACACTCGTGCAGTCGATGATGCGCCAAATCTCCCGCAAGAGCAGCAACATGGAGGAGTTTCAGGCAGCGATCAGTGGGCGCCTTTCCGGCCTCGCGCGCTCCATCGAGGCGCTTGCGCGCGAACAGTGGGTTGGTATTCCGTTGTCGCAGCTCCTCAATCTTCAGCTTTCCACCGTCGCGGGCTCGTGCGACCGAGTGACCCTGGTGGGCAGGGATTTCACTCTCAACACTCAGGCCGTGCAGAATCTCGGCCTTGTGTTCTACGAACTCGGGACGAATTCGGTGAAGTATGGGGCTCTTTCGGTACCGACCGGCCGAATTCTCGTGAAGTGGCACATTGCCGAAGGCGATCTCGGGCCGATGCTCGAAATCTGCTGGGCGGAGAGTGGCGGACCTCCGGTGGAGGAGCCGCATCGACACGGTTTCGGCACGACGATCATCGAGCGCCATGCCGCCAGCGCGTTCGGCGGCAAGGTGGCGCTTGACTATCGACGTGACGGCATCACCTGGATCCTGAAGGCGCCTTTCCGCGCCTTTGAGATCGAGAGCGGTCAGCCCGGGCACTGA
- a CDS encoding MarR family winged helix-turn-helix transcriptional regulator, giving the protein MSKVSNMLGALAMVLADDMREAVDEALRTTGETAAALIMLGAHPGVQIGELARALRLTHSGAVRLVDRLQKEELVRRDVGQDSRTVVLRLTREGAKRRLIALRQRDRVLERALAHLSDSEADALGRSIDKMLRGLLTKKEHGYRYCRMCDEDTCVPEHCPVEERWEELFG; this is encoded by the coding sequence ATGAGCAAGGTATCAAACATGCTCGGCGCACTGGCTATGGTCCTCGCGGACGACATGCGCGAGGCCGTCGACGAGGCTCTTAGAACCACGGGCGAGACGGCGGCGGCGCTGATTATGCTCGGCGCCCATCCGGGGGTTCAGATCGGCGAATTGGCGAGGGCGTTGCGCCTCACCCACAGCGGCGCCGTACGCCTCGTCGACCGGCTACAGAAGGAAGAGCTCGTCCGACGCGACGTGGGCCAGGATTCCCGGACCGTGGTGCTCCGTCTCACGCGGGAAGGAGCCAAGCGCCGGCTCATCGCCTTACGGCAACGGGACCGCGTGCTTGAGCGGGCGCTTGCCCACCTTTCCGACTCCGAAGCAGACGCTCTCGGTCGCAGTATCGACAAGATGCTGCGCGGCCTTTTGACGAAGAAGGAACACGGCTATCGCTATTGCAGAATGTGCGACGAAGACACGTGTGTGCCCGAACACTGTCCGGTCGAAGAGCGATGGGAGGAATTGTTCGGATGA
- a CDS encoding DMT family transporter yields the protein MSETLATSLAVAGRRRWIAVSAMIGSAACWGFATVMSRDLLDTMSSSALLVVQLTASVAALLLLAIPNAPWRYRSSGIGQAALIGILEPGLTYTIGLVGLSLTSADSASVISASEPVLIVLVAWLLLRQRPSPALIGCIGLAVVGLLLVSGEALLERGQTSSVGDSLIVLATLFAASYVVLSSRVTGDFPAATLASAQQIVGLAFAIGVFLIVQSAGLERQTLTGLSPGVLAYAALSGVVQYALAFWLYLVGLRYLSPAAAGLWLTLVPVFGLVGAYVWLHEVPTGWMIAGAALIIGAVVTGRSQE from the coding sequence ATGAGCGAAACGCTTGCAACCTCGCTCGCGGTTGCGGGCAGACGCCGCTGGATCGCCGTATCCGCAATGATCGGGTCGGCCGCTTGCTGGGGCTTTGCGACCGTCATGTCCCGCGATCTCCTCGACACGATGTCATCGAGTGCGCTGCTGGTGGTTCAGCTGACGGCCAGCGTTGCCGCACTTCTGCTTCTCGCCATCCCGAATGCGCCCTGGCGATACCGCTCGAGCGGAATCGGACAGGCCGCCTTGATCGGCATCCTTGAACCGGGGCTCACCTATACGATCGGACTGGTCGGCCTTTCGCTCACCTCCGCCGACAGCGCATCTGTGATCAGTGCCTCCGAGCCCGTTCTGATCGTCTTGGTCGCCTGGCTGCTTCTGCGCCAACGCCCATCACCGGCGCTTATCGGTTGCATCGGACTCGCGGTCGTCGGCCTGCTGTTGGTGTCCGGAGAGGCACTCCTGGAGCGTGGGCAGACAAGCTCGGTCGGAGACAGTCTGATTGTGCTGGCGACGCTGTTTGCCGCAAGTTACGTGGTGTTGTCATCAAGGGTGACCGGAGATTTTCCCGCGGCTACACTCGCTTCCGCCCAGCAGATCGTCGGCCTGGCCTTCGCAATCGGTGTTTTTCTGATCGTGCAGAGCGCCGGTCTGGAGCGGCAGACCCTCACCGGGCTCTCACCCGGGGTACTCGCCTATGCGGCGCTTTCGGGCGTCGTCCAGTATGCTCTCGCCTTCTGGCTCTACCTGGTCGGCCTACGGTACCTCTCGCCGGCCGCCGCGGGCCTCTGGCTGACACTGGTGCCCGTTTTCGGCCTCGTTGGCGCCTATGTATGGCTGCATGAGGTTCCGACAGGGTGGATGATCGCCGGTGCGGCACTGATCATCGGAGCAGTCGTCACCGGCCGGTCTCAGGAATAG